The following nucleotide sequence is from Micromonospora sp. WMMD1120.
GCGCTGCACCGGCTCGACCTGCACGACCCGGTCCGACCGGTCGGGCAGGTGATCCACCGGCAACGGTTCTTCGACGCCGACGGCGTACACCTCTGCGAGGTCGACCTCGAGGCCCTCTGGGCCGGCGTCGGCGAGTGCCGGGGCCTGCCCCGCGCCGACCTGCACCGGGTGCTGCTCAGCGGCGCCGGCGGCGCGGTCCGGCACGGCGCCGAGGTCCGCGCCCTGGACCTGCTCCCGGGCGCCGTCGGCGTCACCTTCACCGACGGCACCACCACCGAGTACGACCTGGTCATCGGCGCCGACGGGCCGCGCTCCTCGGTCCGTGCCCTGGCCGCGCTCGGCGGTCCGCCCCGGCCGGTCGGTCAGGTGGTCTACCGGGCCGTGCTCCGCGACGGCCCGCCGGTCACCGAGTGGACCGCCCTCCTCGGGCGGCGCTCCGGTTTCCTGATGGTGCCGATCGGCGCCGGGCGACTGCACCTGTACGCCGACGAGGCCGGCACCGAGGAGCCCGCCGACCCGCTGGCCCGGCTGCGGGACCTCTTCGCCGACTACCGGGGCCCGGTGCCCGAGGTGCTGGCCGCGCTCGACGAGGTGCACGTCGGGCTCACCGACGAGGTGGAGTTGGGCCGCTGGCACCGGGGGCGCGTCCTGCTGGTCGGTGACGCGGCACACGCCACCGCGCCGACGCTCTCCCAGGGCGCGGCGATGGCGCTGGAGGACGCCGTCGTGTTGGCCGAGTCACTGCGCGCCGCCAACAGCGTGGAGGCGGCCCTCGTGGCGTACGAGAGTCGTCGTCGTCCGCGTACCCGCTGGGTGCGGGACCGGACCCGGGACCGCAACCGGACCCGGGACGTGCCGCCGGCGCTGCGTGACCCGCTGTTGCGCGGGCGCGGCGGCCGGATCTTCGGGGAGCACTACCGGCTCCTGCTCGGCCCGCTGTAGACCCGTGGTAGATCGTGTCACGCCACCCCACGCGGCGCTGCGACCTGCCGGGGACTATCCTCCTTGCGGATGACGGCCCGCCGATAACCAGCGTGTGCCGAGCGGGACAACCGAGAACCGGAGGCCACTCGTGACCACCGTCGCACCCAAGCCGGTCGTGACCCGGCCCTGGCCGGTCCGGGAGCCGGTCAAGGGGTCGGCCATCGCGCGGCTGCTGCGAACCACGGACGCGAAGCAGATCGGGATCATGTACATGATCACCGCGTTCGTGTTCTTCATGATCGGTGGCCTGATGGCCCTGGTCATGCGGGCTGAGCTGGCCCGACCCGGGCTGCAGTTCCTCTCGCCCGAGCAGTACAACCAACTCTTCACGATGCACGGCACGATCATGTTGCTGTTCTTCGCGACGCCGATCGTGTTCGCCTTCGCGAACTACATCGTGCCGATCCAGATCGGCGCCCCCGACGTCTCCTTCCCCCGGCTGAACAGCTTCGCCTACTGGCTGTACCTGTTCGGCGGCACGATGGCGACCGCCGGCTTCATCACCCCTGGTGGCGCCGCCGACTTCGGCTGGTTCGCGTACGCCCCGCTGAGCAGCGTCGAGCACTCGCCGGGTGTGGGCGCCAACATGTGGATCATGGGTCTGGCCATCTCCGGTCTGGGCACGATCCTCGGCGCGGTGAACATGATCACTACGATCCTCACCCTGCGCGCGCCCGGCATGACCATGTTCCGGATGCCGATCTTCACGTGGAACATCCTGGTCACCAGCCTCCTGGTGATCCTGGTCTTCCCGCTGCTGGCCGCCGCGCTGTTCGCGCTCGCCGCGGACCGCATCCTCGGCGCGCACGTGTACGACCCGGCGACCGGTGGGCCGATGCTCTGGCAACACCTGTTCTGGTTCTTCGGGCACCCCGAGGTCTACATCGTCGCGCTGCCGTTCTTCGGCATCATCAGCGAGGTCATTCCGGTCTTCTCCCGCAAGCCGATCTTCGGCTACAAGGGTCTTGTCGCCGCGACCGTCGCGATCGCCGCGCTCTCCATGAGCGTCTGGGCGCACCACATGTTCGCCACCGGCCAGGTGCTGCTGCCGTTCTTCAGCTTCCTGAGCTACCTGATCGCCGTTCCGACCGGTATGAAGTTCTTCAACTGGATCGGCACCATGTGGCGTGGCCAGATCAGCTTCGAGACGCCGATGCTCTGGTCGATCGGCTTCCTGGTGACCTTCCTCTTCGGTGGTCTGACCGGTGTGCTGCTGGCCAGCCCGCCGATCGACTTCCACGTGTCGGACACGTACTTCGTGGTGGCGCACTTCCACTACGTGCTCTTCGGCACCATTGTGTTCGCCGTCTTCGCCGGCATCTACTTCTGGTTCCCGAAGATGTTCGGCCGGATGCTCGACGAGCGCCTGGGCAAGGTGCACTTCTGGCTCACCATGATCGGCTTCCACACCACGTTCCTGGTGCAGCACTGGCTCGGCAACGAGGGCATGCCCCGTCGGTACGCCGACTACCTGCCCGGTGACGGCTTCACCACGCTGAACACGATCTCGACGATCGGCGCGTTCATCACCGGTATCTCCACGCTGCCGTTCATCTACAACTGCTGGAAGTCGTACAAGACCGGCCCGGTGGTCGAGGTCAACGACCCCTGGGGTCACGGCAACTCGCTGGAGTGGGCGACCAGCAGCCCGCCCCCGCTGCGCAACTTCGACCGGATGCCGCGGATCCGCTCCGAGCGGCCGGCGTTCGACGAGAAGTTCCCGGAGCTGGCCGCCGGCCAGAGCGTGGCCGGTCCGCCGGAGGGTGGCGCCAAGCCGCTCACCAGCGAGTCGGACGGCGGGGCCAGCTACCGCGAGGACACCGCCAGCAACATCGATCGAAACTGACGCTCCACCCCGGCTCTACGACGGGCGCCGCCTCCTGGACCACAGGAAGCGGCGCCCGTCGCCGTTCCCGACCCCGCCCCACGCGCCCACGCGCCCACGCTCCCGCTCCCGCCCCGCCCCCCGCCCCCCGCCCCCGCCCCGCCCCGCTGCGCGATCTTGCACATTCTGTCGTCACCAATGGTGCGAAGGCTGACAAAACGTCAACAGCTTGTGCAAGATCGGCGCTAGAAGTCGGCGCTAGGCGTTGACGTTAGGGGTGCGCTCGTGGCGTCGTGCCTTCTGCTCGGGGCGCGCTTGCCATCGGTGGTCGACGCAACATCAGGGATGTTGCTGCCTCCCGCCGGCCGGAAGCAGCAACATCAGGGAACCTGCTCGGATCTGGGTGCGGGGTGCGGGGACTGGGGACGGGGGCCCGGGACGCGGGCCGGGGCGCGAGCCCTGACGGGTGCTGGGGTGGAGGACGGTCAGCGGATGGCGGCGGAGAGGTCGGCCTCGGCCTGCGGCGCAGGAACGTCGGCGGCACGGCGGCGGCGTAGCTCGATCGGAAGCACCACGAGGGTGACGACCGCGCCGAGCGCGCCGGTCACCACGAAGCCCCAGAGCGGGGCGCTGGCATCGATCACCGCGCCGGCCAGCGGCGCGCCGACAGCGATGCCGACGGTGACGGCGGAGCCGTGCAGACCCATCGCCTCACCGCGTACCTCGGCGGGAACCAGGCGGCTGACCGCGTCCGAGCCGGCCGCGATGGTGGGTGCGCAGAGCGCTCCGGCCGGGATCAGCGCCAGGGACAGCAGCCACCAGTGTGCGCCGCCCAGCCCCACCGGGATGGTGCACACGGCGAGCGCGGCGGTCAGCGCCAACGGCGAGAACGAGCGGTGCACGGACCCGTAGGCGAAGCCGCCCAGCAGCGAGGCGACCGCCCAGATGGCGAGGACCGCGCCGGTCCAGCCGACCTCGCCGCTGGCCCGCAGGACGGCGACCACCGCCACGTCGGTACCGCCGAGCACCAGGGTCGCGGCGGCGCTGAGCGCCAGCACGGCGAGCAGTCGGGGTGTCAGCCACTCCGCACGCGGCACCCGACGCGGCGGCCCGCCGGGGCCGGCGGTGGCCTCGCGGATCGGCGGGTTGACCACCCACAGGGCGATCCCGGCGGCGACGATGCCGGCACCGACCAGATACATGGTGGTCTGCGCGGAGATCGCGGTGACCAGGGCCACCGCCAGCGCCGGGCCGATCATGAAGGACAGCTCCACCGACATCGAGTCCAGCGCGTACGCCGCTCGGCGTTGGTCCTCGGGGACCAACGCCGCGATCGACTGCCGGACCACCGAGAAGATGGGCAGCGCCAGGGAGCCGGCCACGAAGGCGGCCGGCAGGAGCACGGGGTACGCCAGCGTGGGCCCGACGGACCAGAAGATCGCCTCGGCGATGCCGGTGAGCACCAGGACCGGGCGCAGGCCCCGCCGGTCCACCAGTCGACCGAGCAGTGGGCCGCCGATCGCCGCGCCCACGGTGACGGCCGCGCCCACCAGGCCGGCGGCCCCGTAGCCGTGATCAAGGTCGAGCACCACGTGGAAGGTCAGTGTCACCCCGGTCGCGGTGAGCGGGATGCGGGCGAGGACGGCGACCAGCAGCAGCGACCGCACGCCGGGCAGGGCGAGCGCGCGCCGGTAAGGCTTCATGTTCATCTGGGTCCGTACCTCCGGCGACATCTTCGACCGGCGACGGCCCGTTGGCCAATTATTTAGGGCGTCATGGGGCCGTGATCACAGGTTGGCCGCGCAGGGTCACCCCGGCGCCCTCCATCGCCCGCAGGGCCACGTCGGTGGTCGCCGGTGCGACGGCGGCGGTCAGGTCGAGCAGCACCGTGGTGGCGAAGCCCTCCCGGGCGGCGTCCAGCGCTGTCGCCCGGACGCAGTGGTCGGTCGCGATGCCGACGACGTCGACCCGGTCGACGTCGTGCCGGCGCAGCCAGTCGGCCAGGCACTCGCCGTCGTCGGCGTGCCCCTCGAAACCGGAGTACGCGGCCGCGTGCTCGCCCTTGTGGAAGATCGCCTCGACCCGGCTGGTGTCCAGCTCGGGGTGGAACTCCGAACCGCCGGTGCCGACCACGCAGTGCCGGGGCCAGGACTCCACGAAGTCCGGCGGATCGCCGAAGTGCGCCCCCGGGTCGATGTGGTAGTCCTTGGTGGCGACCACGTGCGCCCAGCGGTCCGGTTCGCTGGCGAGCAGCCCGGAGATGCCGGCAGCCACCCCCGCGCCACCCCCGACGGCCAGTGAGCCGCCCTCGCAGAAGTCGTTCTGCACGTCCACGATGATCAGCGCGTTGGCCATCGGGGTTCCCTTCGGTTCGGTGCGGCGGAGGGTTCAGTCAGCGGGTACGACGGTGACCGGCACGGCCGGATCGCCGGCCGACAGCTTCAGCCCCTCCCACGGGATCGAGATCAGGCACTCCCGCAGGTGCTCCCGGGACTCGTCGAGGGTGGGCAGCGGCGCCGGCTCGCCGGCGACCACGTACGACTGCTGGAGCAGGCGGTCGTTGGGCTGCCGGTCCGGAACGCCCTGCGGAACGATCACCTCTTCGGTGGCGGTGCCGGTCGGCTTGTGACGGCGGACCGCGACCTTCCGGCCACCGATCGTCGCCTTGTGCTCGGAGCGCTTCACCACCGGTCGTCCCTCGACCTCGACGAGCTTGTAGACCAGCCCGGCGGTCGGCGCCCCGGAGCCGGTGACCACAGCGGTGCCCGCGCCGTACATGTCCACCGGCTCGGCGGCCAGCGCGGCGATGGCGTACTCGTCGAGGTCACCGGAGACGATGATCTTGGTCTCGGTGGCGCCCAGCGAGTCGAGCAGCTCCCTCGACTGTTGGGCGATCACCGCCAGGTCGCCCGAGTCGATCCGGACCGCCCGCAGCTCCGGCCCGGCCACCGCAATAGCGTTCCGGATGCCCTGGCTGATGTCGTACGTGTCGACCAGCAGCGTGGTGTCCTTGCCCAGCGTGGCGACCTGCGAGGCGAACGCGGCGCGCTCGTCGTCGTGCAGCAGCGTGAACGCGTGCGCGGCGGTGCCCGCCGTCGGAATGCCGTACCGCGCGCCGGCGGCCAGGTTGGACGTGAACCGGAAGCCGGCGAGGTACGCGGCCCGCGCCGCGGCCACCGCCGCCTCCTCGTGCGCCCGCCGCGACCCCATCTCGATCAGGGCCCGCCCCCGCGCCGCGGTCACCATCCGGGCCGCCGCCGCGGCGACCGCGCTGTCGTGGTTGAGCACGGACAGCACCAGCGTCTCCAGCACCACGCACTCGGCGAAACCGCCCGAGACGGTGAGGATCGGTGAGCCGGGGAAGAACAGCTCGCCCTCGGCGTACCCGTCGACGTCGCCGGTGAAGCGGTAGTTGGTGAGCCAGGCCGCCGCCGCCTCGTCCACCACGCCGGTACGCAGCAGGAAGTCGACCTCCCCGGGATCGAACCGGAAGTCGCGGATCAGCTCGATCAGGCGGGCCGTCCCGGCGACCACGCCGTACCGGCGGCCACTGGGCAACCGGCGGCTGAACACCTCGAAGACGCACCGGCGGTCGGCGGTGCCGTCCCGCAGGGCCGCGCTGACCATCGTCAGCTCGTAGTGGTCGGTCAGCAGCGCGGGACGGTTGATGCTCACCGCCCCAGCCTAAGGTTCAGCCCGGCTCGCCGCCCTCGTGGCCCGGGATCGAGCGTAACGCCGCCCACAACTCGGCCCGACCGGTCACGCCGAGCTTGGTGTAGATCCGCTGGAGGTGGTTCTCCACGGTACGGGCCGACAGGTAGAGCCGTTCGGCGATGGCCCGACTGGACGCGCCGTGGGCGGCGAGGCGGGCCACCTGCCACTCCCGCTCGGTGAGCTGCGGCGCACCCGCCTGCAACGCCGGCGTCCGGATCAGGTCGCAGCGCCCGAGCAGCCCGGCGAGACGTTCCCGGGCCCCGTTCGCCTCCGGGGAGTGCCGCTGACGCAGCCGTTGGACGGCCTGGGCGGTGGCCTCGGCCGCGTACACGGTCAACTCCAGGGCGGCGTAGTCGTCGGCGACGGCCAGCAGATCGGTGGGGGAACCGGTCACCGCGGCGCGGCCATGCCGGGCCAGCAGTGGCGGGAGCACCCCGTCGACCTGCTCGGACAGCTCGGCGAGGCGCTGCGCGACGGTGCGCCGGCTCCCGTCGGAGCAGGTGGGCCCGACCGGCATCCCGGCCTGGTCGAGCCGGACCAGGTCGTGCAGGACGTGCACCTCGTGCCCGGCGAAGCCGTCCGCCCGCAGCCGGTCCACCAGGTCGCCGAGCTGCTTGACCGCTCCCGGCAGGTCGCCCGAGGCGGCCAGGGACGCGCCCCGGGCCTGCTCCAGCCAGGGGTAGAGCACCGCCATGCCCGGCGCGTGGGTGCGGTCCGCCTCGGCCATCGCCGCGGCGGCCTGTGCGGCGTCACCGCGCAGCGCCGCCGACTGGGCGCGCTCGGCCTGGGCCAGACCGGCGTAGACCCGACTCGTCGCCAGCACCGCGCAGGCGCCCAGCGAGGTGCGCATGGCCGTGTCGCTCTGCCCGCGCATCCGCGCCGCGTACGCCTGCAGGATGGCCAGGTAACCGGTGCCGAGACGGAAGTCACCCTCGCCGGCCAGATCGGCGAACTCGTCCGCGACGATCGCGTCGACACCGGCCAGGTCGCCGGTGAGCATGAGCCGGGTGCCCCGGGCGAGTTCCAGCGCGAGCTGGAGATAAGGCATGTCGGTGCGCCAACTGGTGGCGGCGGAGTGCACCTGGGCGATCGCCGTACCGCTGCGGGTGAGCTCGCCCCGCGCCGCTTGGACGTACGCGATGGTGGAGCGGGCCAGCTCGCGGGCGGCGACGCCGGCGGCGGGGCGGTCGAGCACCTGTTGACTGAGCCGCACCGCTGTGGTGATGTCCAGCCGGTGCAGGCGCATGATCGCCTCGAAGGCGTGCACCCGGGCCTGGTCCGCGGAGTCGCCGAGCTGCTCGACGCGGCCCGCGATCTCCTCCACGGTGGACTCGCGGCTCAGGCCCCAGTAGCTGACCATCCCGCGTACGGTGAGCCAGCGGCAGAGCCGGCGTTCGTCGTCGGCGGCGGGCGGCACCGCGTCGAGGACGTCGATCGCCTCCTCCGGCCGGTCGGCGAACATGAGGATGGTGGCCAGCAGCTCCGCCGCGTCCGAGCCACCGTCGGCGTCTAGCGCGGCGCGGGCCAGGCGGGTGGCCAGCGGCACGTCGTAGCGGGTGAACGCCTGGACCGCGGCGTCGAGCAGCAGGGCCGCGTTCTGCGCGGTGCCCGAGTCGAGCCGCCAGACCGCCACCCGCAGCAGGTCGTCACGGCGTCGTTTGCCGACCCGTTCCAGCAACTCGGCGAGATGTGCCTGGAGCCGACGGGTGCGGCTGACCGGACAGCGGCGGCGCATCACCTCGCCGTAGAGCGGGTGGGCCAGCCGGACGTTGGTGCGCCGGTCGTGCTGGACGACGGTGATCAGCCCGCGTTCCTCGGCGGTCTCCACGTCCGACTGGTCGGCGGCCTGCCTGAGCAGGTGCAGCCCGAGTGGTTCGCCGAAC
It contains:
- a CDS encoding FAD-dependent monooxygenase translates to MGGSPLRILVVGAGIAGLAVARALRLAGFRPDVTDKLPPGESTETGLYLPGNAARALHRLDLHDPVRPVGQVIHRQRFFDADGVHLCEVDLEALWAGVGECRGLPRADLHRVLLSGAGGAVRHGAEVRALDLLPGAVGVTFTDGTTTEYDLVIGADGPRSSVRALAALGGPPRPVGQVVYRAVLRDGPPVTEWTALLGRRSGFLMVPIGAGRLHLYADEAGTEEPADPLARLRDLFADYRGPVPEVLAALDEVHVGLTDEVELGRWHRGRVLLVGDAAHATAPTLSQGAAMALEDAVVLAESLRAANSVEAALVAYESRRRPRTRWVRDRTRDRNRTRDVPPALRDPLLRGRGGRIFGEHYRLLLGPL
- the ctaD gene encoding cytochrome c oxidase subunit I, which gives rise to MTTVAPKPVVTRPWPVREPVKGSAIARLLRTTDAKQIGIMYMITAFVFFMIGGLMALVMRAELARPGLQFLSPEQYNQLFTMHGTIMLLFFATPIVFAFANYIVPIQIGAPDVSFPRLNSFAYWLYLFGGTMATAGFITPGGAADFGWFAYAPLSSVEHSPGVGANMWIMGLAISGLGTILGAVNMITTILTLRAPGMTMFRMPIFTWNILVTSLLVILVFPLLAAALFALAADRILGAHVYDPATGGPMLWQHLFWFFGHPEVYIVALPFFGIISEVIPVFSRKPIFGYKGLVAATVAIAALSMSVWAHHMFATGQVLLPFFSFLSYLIAVPTGMKFFNWIGTMWRGQISFETPMLWSIGFLVTFLFGGLTGVLLASPPIDFHVSDTYFVVAHFHYVLFGTIVFAVFAGIYFWFPKMFGRMLDERLGKVHFWLTMIGFHTTFLVQHWLGNEGMPRRYADYLPGDGFTTLNTISTIGAFITGISTLPFIYNCWKSYKTGPVVEVNDPWGHGNSLEWATSSPPPLRNFDRMPRIRSERPAFDEKFPELAAGQSVAGPPEGGAKPLTSESDGGASYREDTASNIDRN
- a CDS encoding MFS transporter — protein: MSPEVRTQMNMKPYRRALALPGVRSLLLVAVLARIPLTATGVTLTFHVVLDLDHGYGAAGLVGAAVTVGAAIGGPLLGRLVDRRGLRPVLVLTGIAEAIFWSVGPTLAYPVLLPAAFVAGSLALPIFSVVRQSIAALVPEDQRRAAYALDSMSVELSFMIGPALAVALVTAISAQTTMYLVGAGIVAAGIALWVVNPPIREATAGPGGPPRRVPRAEWLTPRLLAVLALSAAATLVLGGTDVAVVAVLRASGEVGWTGAVLAIWAVASLLGGFAYGSVHRSFSPLALTAALAVCTIPVGLGGAHWWLLSLALIPAGALCAPTIAAGSDAVSRLVPAEVRGEAMGLHGSAVTVGIAVGAPLAGAVIDASAPLWGFVVTGALGAVVTLVVLPIELRRRRAADVPAPQAEADLSAAIR
- a CDS encoding isochorismatase family protein, which produces MANALIIVDVQNDFCEGGSLAVGGGAGVAAGISGLLASEPDRWAHVVATKDYHIDPGAHFGDPPDFVESWPRHCVVGTGGSEFHPELDTSRVEAIFHKGEHAAAYSGFEGHADDGECLADWLRRHDVDRVDVVGIATDHCVRATALDAAREGFATTVLLDLTAAVAPATTDVALRAMEGAGVTLRGQPVITAP
- a CDS encoding nicotinate phosphoribosyltransferase translates to MSINRPALLTDHYELTMVSAALRDGTADRRCVFEVFSRRLPSGRRYGVVAGTARLIELIRDFRFDPGEVDFLLRTGVVDEAAAAWLTNYRFTGDVDGYAEGELFFPGSPILTVSGGFAECVVLETLVLSVLNHDSAVAAAAARMVTAARGRALIEMGSRRAHEEAAVAAARAAYLAGFRFTSNLAAGARYGIPTAGTAAHAFTLLHDDERAAFASQVATLGKDTTLLVDTYDISQGIRNAIAVAGPELRAVRIDSGDLAVIAQQSRELLDSLGATETKIIVSGDLDEYAIAALAAEPVDMYGAGTAVVTGSGAPTAGLVYKLVEVEGRPVVKRSEHKATIGGRKVAVRRHKPTGTATEEVIVPQGVPDRQPNDRLLQQSYVVAGEPAPLPTLDESREHLRECLISIPWEGLKLSAGDPAVPVTVVPAD
- a CDS encoding LuxR family transcriptional regulator — protein: MSRWGFVGRTDELNRLLAAVTGEAGRGLFFSGSAGIGKSRLLREGVAALPTDRFAIWSIAASATTAALPFGGLVQVLPAEQPQGLSPAGVLRWALNVLQQQAAGRRIVLAIDDAHLLDPPSAALVHLVARAENATVVGTLRDGEQIPLPIRALWTDDLVEQVELTPMPQEETTDLLAAILGGPVDAGSADRLGRLSSGNPLLLRELVHAASGSAELKQTYGLWKWTGRLELAPSLTDLIDTRVGKLTDGVRAVVELVAFGEPLGLHLLRQAADQSDVETAEERGLITVVQHDRRTNVRLAHPLYGEVMRRRCPVSRTRRLQAHLAELLERVGKRRRDDLLRVAVWRLDSGTAQNAALLLDAAVQAFTRYDVPLATRLARAALDADGGSDAAELLATILMFADRPEEAIDVLDAVPPAADDERRLCRWLTVRGMVSYWGLSRESTVEEIAGRVEQLGDSADQARVHAFEAIMRLHRLDITTAVRLSQQVLDRPAAGVAARELARSTIAYVQAARGELTRSGTAIAQVHSAATSWRTDMPYLQLALELARGTRLMLTGDLAGVDAIVADEFADLAGEGDFRLGTGYLAILQAYAARMRGQSDTAMRTSLGACAVLATSRVYAGLAQAERAQSAALRGDAAQAAAAMAEADRTHAPGMAVLYPWLEQARGASLAASGDLPGAVKQLGDLVDRLRADGFAGHEVHVLHDLVRLDQAGMPVGPTCSDGSRRTVAQRLAELSEQVDGVLPPLLARHGRAAVTGSPTDLLAVADDYAALELTVYAAEATAQAVQRLRQRHSPEANGARERLAGLLGRCDLIRTPALQAGAPQLTEREWQVARLAAHGASSRAIAERLYLSARTVENHLQRIYTKLGVTGRAELWAALRSIPGHEGGEPG